One Solea senegalensis isolate Sse05_10M linkage group LG21, IFAPA_SoseM_1, whole genome shotgun sequence DNA segment encodes these proteins:
- the LOC122758302 gene encoding nudC domain-containing protein 3-like yields MESQREMTEMYDNALLGILQHVGNIRDFLQIYFRFLYRKTDFYRLLSSPRDKMGFPPGVAEKMVLKTFKQFEKLAEQDRERQLVQIQKRAESRLVPAAVQELEVVSEKTEETEELSTEGAQMENNNSPLDAGDVSVPADTEATVCPQPDADSGGRSEVPRRSAQGDQAAAASTDSAEESQERFQSDPDSYNGAVRENYSWSQDYTDVEVHVFVPKTVIKGFQVSVSLQTSSIQVSMRDGAMEEILMKGEFTHKINTENSLWSLEPGRCVNLSLNKDSEVWWSAVLKGEREIDVNRINRERSMATVDEEEHAVLERLTFENHQKLQGKPQSHETKAHEMLKKGWDAEGSPFIGQQFDPSMFDIPPGAVQL; encoded by the exons ATGGAGTCACAGCGGGAGATGACGGAGATGTACGATAATGCTCTGCTGGGAATCCTGCAGCATGTTGGAAACATCCGGGACTTCCTTCAGATCTACTTCAGGTTTTTGTATCGCAAAACCGACTTTTATCGCCTCCTGTCGAGTCCCAGAGACAAGATGGGCTTCCCTCCTGGTGTAGCGGAAAAGATGGTGCTCAAG ACATTTAAGCAGTTTGAAAAGCTGGCAgagcaggacagagagagacagctggTCCAGATAcaaaagagagcagagagtaGACTCGTTCCTGCAGCAGTTCAGGAGCTGGAGGTCGTCTCtgagaagacagaggagacagaggagctgAGCACAGAGGGAGCACAGATGGAGAACAACAACTCCCCCCTGGATGCTGGGGATGTTTCAGTCCCTGCAGACACGGAAGCGACCGTCTGCCCTCAGCCTGATGCTGACAGCGGCGGCCGCAGTGAAGTTCCACGGCGGTCAGCTCAGGGAGACCAGGCAGCTGCAGCCAGCACTGACTCAGCAGAGGA gAGTCAGGAGAGATTTCAGTCTGACCCTGACAGTTACAACGGCGCAGTGAGAGAAAACTACAGCTGGTCCCAGGACTACACCGATGTGGAGGTCCACGTGTTTGTGCCCAAGACAGTGATTAAAGGCTTTCAG GTTAGCGTCAGTCTGCAGACCAGCAGCATTCAAGTGAGCATGAGGGATGGAGCCATGGAAGAAATACTGATGAAGGGAGAATTCACACACAAGATCAACACAGAGAACTCTCTGTGGAGCCTGGAACCTGGAcgatgtgtgaat CTGTCACTGAACAAGGACTCGGAGGTTTGGTGGAGCGCGGTGCTGAAAGGGGAGAGGGAGATCGACGTGAACCGCATCAACCGCGAGCGCTCCATGGCAACAGTCGATGAGGAGGAGCATGCGGTGTTGGAGCGACTCACCTTTGAGAACCATCAGAAGCTGCAAGGCAAACCACAGAGTCACGAAACG AAAGCGCATGAGATGCTGAAGAAGGGCTGGGACGCTGAAGGTTCCCCTTTCATAGGGCAGCAGTTCGACCCGTCCATGTTTGACATCCCACCCGGTGCAGTGCAGCTCTGA